One window from the genome of Rhodocyclaceae bacterium encodes:
- a CDS encoding amidohydrolase family protein: protein MPEGGFFSRQPGSRELTGHAAESAWMSVLATRAPLTAAQTRKGVARAVALWTQNGITTASEMGLGLSGDDISIVQTIVDEQLMPIDLVLFAKAASADRIITAAYQIHKSRTAPDVDTSTAMLAARPDLDKRYINRVRLAGIKFWLDGSIDTMFMSRPFTTNPPGVTTADYRGVRVDPQEQLVAFLDKYWNSNRQIAAHAIGDEANEQFLLALEDVIRRKGKGDGRPIFQHAQFLRPDQIARIKAVDGTTSFTAGGLFPMGDYIASLVPDRIDWVGVAGSVQRQGVNWTLNTDWPAGVSPSLMYAAWNVVNRVTRSGKPFAPHERVSAYDAMRSLTINAAYQYKEEKTKGTLEVGKLADLVVLDRNPLKVHPMSIKDIQVVQTLKEGVLVYNRKPAATAMVAPGFRAGPIDQHVHGPDCNHAALFARSDEIDRLVHGPDGARGRPLSVDQERVLARLFRASE from the coding sequence ATGCAGCCGAGTCTGCATGGATGAGCGTGCTGGCGACGCGCGCGCCCTTGACTGCGGCCCAGACGCGAAAGGGCGTCGCCCGGGCGGTGGCGCTGTGGACGCAGAATGGCATCACTACCGCCAGCGAGATGGGGCTCGGTCTGAGTGGCGACGACATTTCGATCGTGCAGACGATCGTCGACGAACAGCTGATGCCGATCGACCTGGTGCTGTTCGCCAAGGCGGCCTCGGCCGATCGGATCATCACCGCGGCTTATCAGATCCACAAGAGCCGTACCGCGCCAGACGTCGACACCAGCACTGCGATGCTCGCTGCGCGCCCCGATCTGGACAAGCGCTACATCAATCGTGTCCGCCTCGCCGGCATCAAGTTCTGGCTCGACGGCAGCATCGACACCATGTTCATGTCGCGGCCTTTCACCACGAACCCGCCCGGGGTCACGACCGCCGACTATCGCGGTGTGAGGGTCGATCCGCAGGAGCAGCTCGTCGCCTTTCTCGACAAGTACTGGAACAGCAACCGCCAGATCGCTGCCCACGCCATCGGCGACGAAGCCAATGAACAGTTCCTGCTGGCGCTGGAGGACGTCATTCGCCGCAAGGGCAAGGGCGACGGGCGTCCGATCTTCCAGCACGCCCAGTTCCTGCGCCCGGACCAGATCGCGCGCATCAAGGCAGTCGACGGCACGACCAGCTTCACCGCTGGCGGCCTCTTTCCGATGGGCGACTACATCGCGAGCCTGGTGCCCGATCGGATCGACTGGGTGGGTGTCGCCGGCTCGGTCCAGCGCCAGGGCGTGAACTGGACGCTCAACACCGACTGGCCGGCAGGCGTGAGTCCGAGCCTGATGTATGCCGCCTGGAACGTCGTCAACCGCGTGACCCGCTCCGGCAAACCGTTTGCGCCGCACGAGCGTGTCTCGGCCTACGATGCCATGCGCAGCCTGACCATCAATGCTGCCTATCAGTACAAGGAAGAAAAGACCAAGGGCACGCTCGAGGTCGGCAAGCTGGCGGATCTGGTTGTGCTCGATCGCAATCCGCTCAAGGTCCACCCGATGTCCATCAAGGATATCCAGGTCGTCCAGACCCTCAAGGAAGGGGTGCTGGTCTACAACCGGAAACCGGCTGCCACGGCAATGGTCGCCCCGGGCTTCCGAGCCGGCCCGATCGACCAGCACGTCCATGGTCCGGACTGCAACCACGCAGCATTGTTCGCCCGATCCGACGAGATCGACCGGCTCGTCCATGGCCCGGACGGCGCGCGCGGGCGCCCACTGTCGGTCGATCAGGAGCGGGTGCTGGCCCGACTGTTCCGCGCTTCCGAGTGA
- a CDS encoding Zn-ribbon domain-containing OB-fold protein — protein sequence MSEATKPIPAPTDNTAPFWSGCAAGELRLRKCAACGVFRSPTRMVCACGATAAEWTAVSGRGTVFSYTVVHRAPDPAFKAELPYVIAIVALDEGGRLMSNLVGTEPDSVRIGMPVQAMFETVAEGIGVPKFRAAQA from the coding sequence ATGAGCGAAGCGACCAAGCCGATCCCCGCCCCCACCGACAACACCGCGCCCTTCTGGTCCGGCTGTGCCGCGGGAGAACTGAGGCTGCGCAAGTGCGCCGCGTGCGGCGTGTTCCGCTCCCCCACGCGCATGGTCTGCGCGTGCGGCGCGACCGCTGCCGAATGGACCGCGGTGTCCGGCCGCGGCACCGTGTTCTCCTACACCGTCGTGCACCGCGCGCCCGATCCGGCGTTCAAGGCCGAGCTGCCCTACGTGATCGCGATCGTTGCGCTGGACGAAGGCGGCCGGTTGATGAGCAACCTCGTCGGCACCGAGCCAGACTCGGTACGGATCGGCATGCCGGTACAGGCCATGTTCGAGACGGTGGCGGAAGGCATCGGCGTGCCGAAGTTCCGCGCGGCGCAGGCCTGA
- a CDS encoding thiolase family protein: MSQPYGNIALAGVGEAAISTTQVRSAQELAVEAGLAAMADAGLTSRDIDGVITASPAGDPHFMFSTLVAEALNVRARVNMAVQAAGASPGMGVLYAARAIAAGDAHTVLVCESDSRGAKFKGDKIQAMRAARPWIDDWEDPFGLTVPGKYALIAQRWMHRHGRGREDLAAVAVAARAHAMRQPHAPRKEPLAMEKVLGSAPIAAPLHAFDCCPVADWGGAVLVTSVERARDLRQPVVRLLGAGEGHCAYHVADIDDLPPSATRQSAEAAFGIAGVKPDDIDTAQVFDAFTIAALVAMEELGFCEPGAAGSLFAGGHTALGGSIPTNTTGGMLTWGNAHVIVLPEAVRQVRGDAGVNQVAGAKLALAHGIGGPMSLAVTMILGR, from the coding sequence ATGAGTCAACCCTACGGAAACATCGCGCTGGCCGGCGTGGGCGAAGCGGCGATCTCGACCACGCAGGTACGCAGCGCGCAGGAACTCGCGGTCGAGGCAGGGCTTGCCGCGATGGCCGACGCGGGACTGACGTCGCGCGACATCGACGGCGTCATCACCGCAAGCCCTGCGGGCGATCCGCACTTCATGTTCAGCACGCTGGTGGCCGAGGCGCTGAACGTGCGCGCGCGCGTGAACATGGCGGTACAGGCCGCCGGCGCCTCACCCGGCATGGGCGTGCTCTACGCCGCACGCGCGATCGCCGCGGGCGACGCGCACACCGTGCTCGTCTGCGAGAGCGACAGCCGGGGCGCCAAGTTCAAGGGCGACAAGATCCAGGCGATGCGCGCGGCGCGCCCTTGGATCGACGACTGGGAAGACCCGTTCGGGCTCACCGTCCCGGGCAAGTACGCGCTGATCGCGCAACGCTGGATGCACCGCCATGGCCGTGGCCGTGAAGACCTCGCAGCCGTCGCGGTTGCCGCGCGCGCGCACGCGATGCGCCAGCCGCACGCGCCGCGCAAGGAGCCGCTCGCGATGGAGAAGGTGCTCGGTTCGGCGCCGATCGCCGCGCCGCTGCACGCATTCGACTGCTGCCCGGTGGCCGACTGGGGCGGTGCGGTCCTCGTCACCTCGGTCGAACGCGCGCGCGACCTGCGCCAGCCGGTCGTACGCCTGCTCGGTGCGGGCGAGGGCCACTGCGCGTACCACGTCGCCGACATCGACGACCTTCCGCCCTCGGCGACCCGACAGTCCGCGGAGGCAGCGTTCGGCATCGCAGGCGTCAAGCCCGACGACATCGACACCGCGCAGGTGTTCGACGCGTTCACCATCGCCGCCCTGGTCGCGATGGAAGAGCTCGGCTTCTGCGAACCCGGTGCTGCGGGTTCGCTGTTCGCCGGAGGCCACACCGCACTCGGCGGCTCGATTCCGACGAACACGACCGGCGGCATGCTCACCTGGGGCAATGCGCATGTGATCGTGCTGCCCGAGGCGGTGCGACAAGTGCGCGGCGATGCAGGCGTCAACCAGGTGGCCGGTGCGAAGCTCGCGCTCGCGCACGGCATCGGCGGGCCGATGTCGCTCGCCGTAACGATGATCCTCGGCCGCTGA
- a CDS encoding biotin carboxyl carrier protein, with amino-acid sequence MERIEFVDVTLRDGHQSLWAERMTTGMMLPVIDRLDRAGFDALEVLAPSFIGKCVRDLREDPFERIRLLKAHGGRTPLRLNGGGLNLFGTDQQSMVELFWRVMKRAGIDEVRVSDSWNDPAVWAKRAGAAAKAGVKPIINLTYSVSPRHTDEYFIERTRAAAALKPYRICLKDPGGLLTPERTGMLVPAMMDAAPGIPIEMHGHCSTGLGPLNALEAVRKGVRIVNIAIPPLADDASLPSLFNVAANLRALGYETAVDEDLVRPVQAHFEEVARREGFPVGRPVEYDYAQYVHQVPGGMISNLRNQLKEVGAEDRLPAALEEAVRVRAEFGYPIMVTPLSQYVGSQAAVNVMTGGRYVQVTDQSIRYALGHFGGDVERLMDPEIRAKILDRPRARELAAMDMTQHDEATIRKELDAVDLPEEEVLLRYLLRRDDIARMRASATAPREYVTGAGDSLVSLIAELSRRASATRVHVSRPGFSLTLGRTPADGAGS; translated from the coding sequence ATGGAACGGATCGAATTCGTCGACGTCACGCTGCGCGATGGTCACCAGAGTCTCTGGGCCGAGCGGATGACGACTGGCATGATGCTACCGGTAATCGACCGCCTCGATCGCGCCGGCTTCGATGCGCTCGAAGTGCTCGCCCCGTCATTCATCGGCAAGTGCGTGCGCGACCTGCGCGAGGATCCGTTCGAGCGCATCCGGCTGCTGAAGGCGCACGGCGGACGCACGCCGCTGCGGCTGAACGGCGGCGGACTCAACCTGTTCGGCACCGACCAGCAGTCGATGGTCGAACTTTTCTGGCGCGTGATGAAGCGCGCGGGCATCGACGAGGTGCGGGTGTCGGATTCCTGGAACGACCCCGCGGTCTGGGCGAAGCGTGCGGGCGCGGCCGCGAAGGCGGGCGTGAAGCCAATCATCAACCTCACCTACTCGGTCTCGCCCCGGCACACCGACGAGTACTTCATCGAGCGCACGCGCGCCGCAGCGGCGCTCAAGCCCTATCGCATCTGCCTGAAAGACCCGGGCGGCCTGCTCACGCCCGAGCGCACCGGCATGCTGGTGCCTGCGATGATGGACGCCGCGCCTGGCATCCCGATCGAGATGCACGGCCACTGCTCGACCGGCCTCGGGCCGCTGAACGCGCTGGAGGCCGTGCGCAAGGGCGTGCGCATCGTGAACATTGCCATTCCGCCGCTGGCCGACGACGCCTCGCTGCCTTCGCTGTTCAACGTGGCGGCGAACCTGCGTGCGCTCGGCTACGAGACGGCCGTCGACGAAGACCTCGTGCGCCCGGTGCAGGCACACTTCGAGGAAGTGGCGCGGCGCGAGGGTTTCCCTGTCGGTCGTCCGGTCGAGTACGACTACGCGCAGTACGTGCACCAGGTGCCCGGCGGCATGATCTCCAACCTGCGCAACCAGCTGAAGGAGGTGGGCGCGGAAGACCGCCTGCCGGCGGCGCTCGAGGAAGCAGTACGCGTGCGCGCCGAGTTCGGCTACCCGATCATGGTGACGCCGCTGTCGCAGTACGTCGGCAGCCAGGCCGCGGTGAACGTGATGACCGGCGGGCGCTATGTGCAGGTCACCGACCAGTCGATCCGCTACGCGCTCGGCCACTTCGGGGGCGATGTCGAACGGCTGATGGACCCCGAAATCCGCGCGAAGATCCTCGATCGTCCGCGGGCGCGCGAGCTTGCGGCGATGGACATGACGCAGCACGACGAGGCGACGATCCGGAAAGAACTCGACGCGGTCGACCTGCCGGAAGAGGAAGTGCTGCTGCGCTACCTGCTGCGGCGCGACGACATCGCCCGCATGCGTGCGAGCGCCACCGCGCCGCGCGAGTACGTCACCGGAGCGGGCGATTCGCTGGTGTCGCTGATCGCCGAGCTTTCGCGCCGCGCATCGGCAACGCGCGTACACGTGTCGCGACCCGGCTTCAGCCTCACGCTCGGGCGCACGCCCGCGGACGGTGCCGGATCATGA
- a CDS encoding acetyl-CoA carboxylase biotin carboxylase subunit has translation MTARPLRRVLVANRGEIAVRIIHACRALGIETVLAASEADRDSLPARMADRALCIGPAASQASYLRIDALLAAALGTECDALHPGYGFLAESRALAQACADEGIVFVGPTPDQIHDMGNKLAARALARAANVPLLPGSEEVTDAAQAATIAGTIGYPVLLKAAAGGGGRGMKVVERAEDIARAFAAASHEARNAFGDDTLYLERYIRNARHVEVQVLGDAHGNLVHVGERDCSLQRRHQKVVEESPAPNLPVATRDGIRAAAVALARAIEYRNAGTVEFIVDGDTGEFFFLEMNTRIQVEHPVSEAVSGIDLVQEQLRVAAGERLRYRQRGVVLRGHAIECRINAEVPTENFRPSPGRITTWRPPEGPNIRLDTHCHEGYVVPIHYDSMLAKLIVYGIDRDEAILRMRRALAQFTIEGIDTTLPFLRHAIPHPDFVSGRVNTALVGRMIDEMNGAVPAHAG, from the coding sequence GTGACCGCTCGACCGCTGCGCCGCGTGCTGGTCGCCAACCGCGGCGAGATCGCGGTGCGAATCATCCACGCCTGCCGCGCGCTCGGCATCGAGACCGTGCTGGCTGCCTCCGAGGCCGATCGCGACAGCCTGCCGGCGCGCATGGCCGACCGGGCACTGTGCATCGGGCCGGCAGCTTCGCAGGCGAGCTACCTGCGGATCGACGCGCTGCTTGCGGCCGCGCTGGGCACGGAGTGCGACGCGCTGCACCCGGGCTACGGTTTCCTGGCCGAGTCCCGGGCGCTCGCCCAGGCCTGCGCGGACGAGGGCATCGTGTTCGTCGGGCCCACGCCCGACCAGATCCATGACATGGGCAACAAGCTGGCCGCGCGGGCACTCGCGCGGGCCGCGAACGTGCCGCTGCTGCCGGGGTCGGAGGAAGTCACCGACGCTGCCCAGGCCGCGACGATCGCCGGCACCATCGGCTATCCGGTGCTGCTCAAGGCCGCCGCGGGCGGGGGTGGCCGAGGGATGAAGGTCGTCGAGCGCGCCGAGGACATCGCGCGCGCCTTCGCCGCCGCCTCGCACGAGGCGCGCAACGCATTCGGCGACGACACGCTCTACCTCGAGCGCTACATCCGCAACGCGCGCCACGTCGAGGTGCAGGTGCTGGGCGATGCCCACGGCAACCTGGTCCACGTGGGCGAGCGCGATTGCTCGCTGCAGCGGCGCCACCAGAAGGTGGTCGAGGAGTCTCCGGCGCCGAACCTGCCAGTGGCCACGCGCGACGGCATCCGCGCCGCGGCGGTGGCGCTCGCCCGCGCGATCGAATACCGCAACGCAGGTACGGTCGAGTTCATCGTCGACGGTGACACCGGCGAGTTCTTCTTCCTCGAGATGAACACCCGCATCCAGGTCGAGCACCCGGTGAGCGAGGCGGTGTCGGGCATCGACCTCGTGCAGGAACAGCTGCGCGTGGCCGCAGGAGAGCGGCTGCGCTACCGGCAGCGCGGCGTCGTGCTGCGCGGGCACGCGATCGAGTGCCGCATCAACGCCGAGGTGCCCACCGAGAACTTCCGCCCCAGCCCCGGCCGCATCACCACATGGCGGCCGCCCGAAGGGCCGAACATCCGGCTCGACACGCACTGCCATGAAGGCTACGTGGTGCCGATCCACTATGACTCGATGCTCGCCAAGCTGATCGTCTACGGCATCGACCGCGACGAGGCGATCCTGCGCATGCGCCGGGCGCTCGCGCAGTTCACGATAGAAGGCATCGACACCACGCTGCCGTTCCTGCGGCATGCGATACCGCACCCGGATTTCGTGTCCGGTCGCGTCAACACGGCGCTGGTCGGGCGGATGATCGACGAGATGAACGGCGCCGTACCGGCGCACGCCGGGTAA
- the accB gene encoding acetyl-CoA carboxylase biotin carboxyl carrier protein: protein MGEPEVPLTEDEVRRIGRIIETLEQSTFDYLQLELGALKLTVAKGNAAMALPTAAPAVAAPAPAPTPAAPPPAPSVASPAPAGTASAPAAAAASAAGSGLVDIVSPMIGRFYSQPEPGAAPFVTPGSKVGPETTVGLVEAMKMFNAVHAGTTGTIAEVCVQDATIVEYGQVLFRVRPS from the coding sequence GTGGGCGAACCGGAAGTTCCCTTGACCGAGGACGAGGTACGGCGCATCGGTCGCATCATCGAGACGCTCGAACAATCCACGTTCGACTACCTGCAGCTCGAACTGGGCGCGCTGAAGCTCACGGTGGCGAAGGGCAACGCGGCGATGGCGCTGCCGACGGCGGCCCCCGCGGTCGCGGCCCCTGCGCCTGCACCCACGCCCGCCGCACCGCCGCCCGCGCCGTCCGTCGCATCGCCTGCCCCGGCCGGCACCGCATCGGCGCCAGCGGCTGCGGCAGCGTCCGCCGCGGGCTCCGGCCTCGTCGACATCGTGTCGCCGATGATCGGCCGTTTCTATTCGCAGCCCGAGCCCGGCGCGGCGCCGTTCGTGACGCCGGGATCGAAGGTAGGTCCCGAGACGACGGTCGGCCTCGTCGAGGCGATGAAGATGTTCAACGCCGTGCACGCGGGCACGACCGGCACGATCGCCGAGGTGTGCGTGCAGGATGCGACGATCGTCGAGTACGGCCAGGTGCTGTTCCGCGTGCGTCCGTCGTGA
- a CDS encoding 3-oxoacid CoA-transferase subunit B — protein sequence MSLTRDGIAWRIAHDLPEGAYVNLGVGMPVLVANFLDRSREVFLHSENGILGVGPRPAKGEVDLDLISAGKGFCTLAPGAALFDQPISFAMMRGGHLTHAILGAIEVAANGDFANWKVPGEAVPGVGGAMDLAVGAKRVWVAMTHVTNKGAPKIVECCAAPLTARACVKRIYTDLAVIDVTPDGFVLRETAPGCDIESIRARTGAALAVASDCRTMEIPEVAADGTRLAN from the coding sequence ATGAGTCTCACCCGCGACGGCATCGCCTGGCGCATCGCGCACGACCTGCCCGAGGGTGCCTACGTCAACCTCGGCGTCGGCATGCCGGTGCTGGTGGCGAACTTCCTCGATCGCAGCCGCGAGGTGTTCCTGCACAGCGAAAACGGCATCCTGGGTGTCGGGCCTCGCCCGGCGAAGGGCGAGGTCGACCTCGACCTGATCAGCGCGGGCAAGGGCTTCTGCACGCTCGCGCCCGGCGCGGCGCTCTTCGACCAGCCGATCTCCTTCGCGATGATGCGCGGCGGGCACCTCACGCACGCGATCCTCGGCGCGATCGAGGTCGCAGCCAACGGCGACTTCGCGAACTGGAAAGTGCCCGGCGAGGCGGTGCCGGGCGTCGGCGGGGCGATGGATCTGGCCGTGGGCGCGAAGCGTGTCTGGGTCGCGATGACGCACGTCACCAACAAGGGCGCGCCGAAGATCGTCGAGTGCTGCGCGGCGCCGCTCACGGCGCGCGCCTGCGTGAAGCGCATCTACACCGACCTGGCCGTCATCGACGTGACGCCGGACGGCTTCGTGCTGCGCGAGACCGCACCCGGCTGCGACATCGAGTCGATCCGCGCCAGGACCGGCGCGGCGCTCGCGGTCGCGAGCGACTGCCGGACGATGGAAATCCCCGAGGTCGCTGCCGACGGCACGCGCCTCGCGAACTGA